From a region of the Candidatus Rokuibacteriota bacterium genome:
- a CDS encoding tripartite tricarboxylate transporter permease has translation MAETLQNLALGFSVALQPSVLLYAFVGCVVGTLVGVLPGVGPLAGISLLLPATFGLTATNAIVMLAGIYYGAMYGGSTTSILMRIPGEAASVMTCIDGYAMARKGRAGAALAIAAIGSFIAGTGSVIALMLLAPPLANFALRFGPPEYFTLLLLGLLVLAYMSGGSMVKSLAMAVLGLLLGMVGIDQMSGYFRFAYGVMELGDGLGVVPIAVGLFGIAEVLATAGQEVPPKVLKPKLRELLPSRQEWRDSVMPIGRGTVLGFLIGIIPGSAHIISSFVSYAVERRLSRHPEEFGQGAVAGVAGPESANNSATSGAFVPMLALGVPSGPIPAVMMAALMVHGVSPGPLLITQQPELFWGFIAFMYVGNLMLLALNLPMVGIFVNVLRVPYSFLYPSIIMFCVVGVYAVNGSVVDVWIALIMGALGYILRKLGFETAPIVLGAILAPMIELALRQSLAMSDGQYTIFISRPISGTLLAFGAALLLLNLVSWMVRGLDWRRRIPLDEKGENL, from the coding sequence ATGGCCGAGACGCTCCAGAACCTGGCGTTGGGCTTCTCCGTCGCGCTCCAGCCGTCCGTCCTGCTCTACGCCTTCGTCGGCTGCGTGGTGGGGACCCTGGTCGGCGTGCTGCCGGGCGTGGGCCCCCTCGCCGGCATCAGCCTGCTGCTGCCCGCCACCTTCGGGCTCACCGCGACCAACGCCATCGTGATGCTGGCAGGCATCTACTACGGCGCCATGTACGGCGGCTCGACCACCTCCATCCTGATGCGCATCCCGGGGGAGGCCGCCTCGGTGATGACGTGCATCGACGGCTACGCGATGGCGCGCAAGGGGCGCGCGGGAGCGGCGCTGGCCATCGCCGCGATCGGCTCCTTCATCGCCGGCACCGGAAGCGTGATCGCGCTCATGCTGCTGGCGCCGCCGCTCGCCAACTTCGCGCTCCGGTTCGGCCCGCCCGAGTACTTCACGCTCCTCCTCCTGGGCCTGCTCGTGCTCGCGTACATGAGCGGCGGCTCCATGGTCAAATCCCTCGCGATGGCCGTGCTGGGGCTCCTCCTCGGCATGGTCGGCATCGACCAGATGTCCGGCTACTTCCGCTTCGCTTACGGTGTTATGGAGCTGGGCGACGGTCTCGGCGTGGTGCCGATCGCCGTCGGGCTCTTCGGCATCGCCGAGGTGCTGGCGACGGCCGGGCAAGAGGTGCCGCCCAAGGTCCTCAAGCCGAAGCTGCGCGAGCTCCTGCCGTCCCGCCAGGAATGGCGCGATTCCGTGATGCCGATCGGCCGCGGCACCGTGCTCGGCTTCCTCATCGGCATCATTCCGGGCTCGGCCCACATCATCTCGAGCTTCGTCTCCTACGCGGTCGAGCGCCGGTTGAGCCGCCATCCCGAAGAGTTCGGCCAGGGCGCCGTCGCCGGCGTCGCCGGCCCGGAGTCGGCGAACAACTCGGCGACGTCCGGCGCCTTCGTGCCGATGCTTGCCCTCGGCGTCCCCTCCGGTCCCATTCCCGCGGTGATGATGGCCGCCCTCATGGTCCACGGCGTCTCGCCGGGTCCGCTCCTGATCACGCAGCAGCCGGAGCTCTTCTGGGGCTTCATCGCGTTCATGTACGTCGGCAACCTGATGCTCCTCGCGCTCAACCTGCCGATGGTGGGCATCTTCGTGAACGTGCTCCGCGTCCCCTACTCGTTCCTCTACCCGTCCATCATCATGTTCTGCGTCGTCGGCGTCTACGCCGTGAACGGCAGCGTGGTGGACGTGTGGATCGCGCTCATCATGGGCGCCCTCGGCTATATCTTGAGAAAGCTCGGCTTCGAGACGGCGCCCATCGTGCTCGGCGCCATCCTGGCGCCCATGATCGAGCTCGCGTTGAGACAATCCCTCGCGATGTCGGACGGGCAGTACACGATTTTCATCTCGCGGCCGATCTCCGGCACGCTCCTGGCTTTCGGCGCCGCCCTGCTGCTCCTCAACCTCGTGTCGTGGATGGTGCGCGGGCTGGACTGGCGCCGGCGCATCCCACTCGACGAAAAGGGAGAAAACCTATGA
- the cysK gene encoding cysteine synthase A: MRIANDVTELVGNTPLVRLRRLTEGCRAEVVAKLEFYGPAHSVKDRIGVSMLDAAEKAGKIKPDTIILEPTSGNTGIALAFVCAARGYKLVLTMPDTMSKERRLLLKAYGAELILTPGSEGMAGCIKRTEDLAATDPRYFIPQQFQNPANPEIHRKTTAEEIWRDTDGKADILVAGIGTGGTITGVGEVLKARKPAFRCVAVEPDASPVLSGGQKGPHPIQGIGAGFVPDVLNMKICDEIVRVKNDDAFATARRSAREEGLLVGISSGAAIWAAVEVGRRSESAGKLIIVIIPSFGERYLSTALFADLAD; the protein is encoded by the coding sequence CAACACACCCCTGGTGCGGCTGCGGCGCCTGACGGAGGGTTGTCGGGCCGAGGTGGTGGCCAAGCTCGAGTTCTACGGCCCGGCCCACAGCGTCAAGGACCGGATCGGGGTGTCCATGCTCGACGCCGCCGAAAAGGCGGGCAAAATCAAGCCCGACACGATCATCCTCGAGCCGACCAGCGGCAACACGGGCATCGCCCTGGCGTTCGTCTGCGCCGCCCGCGGCTACAAGCTGGTGCTGACCATGCCGGATACTATGAGTAAGGAGCGGAGATTGCTTCTCAAGGCTTACGGCGCCGAGCTGATCCTGACGCCGGGAAGCGAGGGCATGGCCGGGTGCATCAAGCGGACCGAGGACCTGGCGGCGACCGACCCGCGCTACTTCATCCCCCAGCAGTTCCAGAACCCGGCGAACCCTGAGATCCACCGCAAGACCACGGCGGAGGAGATCTGGCGCGACACCGACGGCAAGGCGGACATCCTGGTGGCGGGCATCGGCACCGGGGGGACCATCACCGGGGTGGGAGAGGTCCTCAAGGCGCGCAAGCCCGCGTTCAGGTGCGTGGCGGTGGAGCCCGACGCCTCCCCGGTCCTGTCCGGAGGGCAGAAGGGCCCGCACCCCATCCAGGGCATCGGCGCGGGCTTCGTCCCCGACGTGCTCAACATGAAGATCTGCGACGAGATCGTCCGGGTGAAGAACGACGACGCCTTCGCGACGGCCCGCCGCTCGGCGCGCGAAGAAGGCCTCCTCGTCGGCATCTCGTCCGGCGCGGCTATCTGGGCCGCCGTGGAAGTCGGGCGCCGGAGCGAGAGCGCGGGGAAGCTCATCATCGTGATCATCCCCTCGTTCGGCGAGCGCTACCTGAGTACCGCGCTCTTCGCGGACCTGGCGGACTAG
- a CDS encoding tripartite tricarboxylate transporter substrate binding protein yields MTRLRLILSVLALVVLVAGPSIQPAAAQEPYPSRPISLVVPFPPGGVADLTARPVAAAMEKALKQPVGVVNKTGAAGAVGMQFVATSKPDGYTLLLALSSISIIPEADKLFGRPPAFTVDQFAPVALISADPTILVVRAESPWKTAKEFIEDAKKRPNQISYSSSGIYGTLHMAMELLSHGAGIKLRHVPYAGAGPALTALLGGHVDALASGPSVVLPQIKAGKLRALAGWGDKRVASLPDLPTFKELGYPEAEFYIWAGLFAPKGTPEPVLAKLREAARAGVADPDFKSAMDKLETPIAFKQGAEFQKFFEADALRLAEGVRKVGRVEQK; encoded by the coding sequence ATGACTCGACTCCGGCTCATCCTGTCCGTGCTCGCCCTCGTCGTCCTCGTCGCGGGCCCGTCGATTCAACCGGCCGCGGCGCAGGAGCCCTACCCCTCGCGGCCGATCAGCCTCGTCGTGCCCTTCCCGCCGGGCGGCGTGGCGGACCTGACGGCGCGCCCGGTGGCGGCCGCGATGGAGAAGGCGCTGAAGCAGCCCGTCGGCGTGGTCAACAAGACGGGGGCGGCCGGCGCCGTGGGGATGCAGTTCGTCGCTACGAGCAAGCCGGACGGCTACACCCTGCTCCTGGCGCTCTCAAGCATCTCGATCATCCCGGAGGCCGACAAGCTCTTCGGCCGCCCGCCCGCCTTCACCGTGGACCAGTTCGCGCCGGTGGCGCTGATCTCGGCCGACCCGACCATCCTCGTCGTGCGCGCCGAGAGCCCGTGGAAGACGGCCAAGGAGTTCATCGAGGACGCGAAGAAGCGGCCGAACCAGATCTCGTACAGCTCGTCGGGGATCTACGGGACGCTCCACATGGCGATGGAGCTCCTCTCGCACGGGGCGGGGATCAAGCTGCGCCACGTGCCGTACGCCGGCGCCGGCCCCGCGCTGACCGCGCTGCTCGGCGGCCACGTGGACGCCCTCGCCTCGGGGCCCTCGGTGGTCCTGCCGCAGATCAAGGCGGGGAAGCTCCGCGCGCTCGCGGGCTGGGGGGACAAGCGCGTGGCCTCGCTCCCCGACCTCCCCACCTTTAAGGAGCTGGGCTACCCGGAGGCCGAGTTCTATATCTGGGCGGGGCTCTTCGCGCCCAAGGGCACGCCCGAGCCCGTGCTCGCGAAGCTCCGCGAGGCGGCGCGCGCGGGAGTGGCCGATCCCGACTTCAAGTCGGCCATGGACAAGCTCGAGACCCCGATCGCCTTCAAGCAGGGCGCGGAGTTCCAGAAGTTCTTCGAGGCGGACGCGCTCCGGCTCGCCGAGGGTGTCCGCAAGGTCGGCCGCGTCGAGCAGAAATAG
- a CDS encoding tripartite tricarboxylate transporter TctB family protein, whose amino-acid sequence MLTTDRIGGSALCLLALFVMWESRTLPLGTWRQPGPAYFPVLLAALLLILGALVWAMGGGAAPVAGVGWGEARQALVILAVSAFICFGLERLGYRLTMLAALLFLVWLVERKNLLAAAVFAFALSFGSYYLFDTLLRVPLPRGPFGI is encoded by the coding sequence ATGCTGACGACGGATCGTATCGGCGGGAGCGCGCTCTGCCTGCTTGCCCTCTTCGTCATGTGGGAGAGCCGGACGCTCCCGCTCGGGACCTGGCGGCAGCCGGGCCCGGCATACTTCCCGGTGCTGTTGGCGGCGCTCCTGCTCATCCTGGGCGCGCTCGTCTGGGCGATGGGCGGAGGCGCCGCGCCCGTTGCCGGCGTGGGCTGGGGCGAGGCGCGCCAAGCCCTGGTGATCCTCGCTGTCAGCGCCTTCATTTGTTTCGGCCTCGAGCGCCTCGGCTATCGCCTGACCATGCTGGCCGCCCTCCTCTTCCTCGTCTGGCTGGTGGAGCGCAAGAATCTCCTCGCCGCCGCCGTGTTCGCCTTCGCGCTGTCCTTCGGCTCCTACTATCTCTTCGATACCCTCCTGCGCGTGCCGCTGCCGCGCGGGCCCTTCGGGATCTAG
- a CDS encoding DsrE family protein — protein sequence MSARSTAYLFMRFGLGHATEELQLRVVGNFLTLLRGTEELPAALLFYTDGVRLVCEGSPVLDQLREFESQGVDVISCRTCVEYFNLKEKVRVGTVGGMPAIMEAMARADKVVSV from the coding sequence ATGAGCGCTCGCTCGACGGCGTATCTGTTCATGCGGTTCGGCCTCGGCCACGCGACCGAGGAGCTCCAGCTCCGGGTGGTCGGCAACTTTCTAACGCTGCTCCGGGGCACCGAGGAGCTGCCGGCCGCCCTCCTCTTCTACACCGACGGCGTGAGGCTCGTCTGCGAGGGCTCCCCAGTGCTGGACCAACTCCGCGAGTTCGAGTCACAAGGAGTGGACGTCATCAGCTGCCGCACCTGCGTGGAGTATTTCAATCTCAAGGAAAAGGTGCGAGTCGGGACGGTTGGCGGCATGCCCGCCATCATGGAGGCCATGGCGCGCGCCGACAAGGTCGTGAGCGTCTAA